From the genome of Nakamurella flavida:
ACGGCCTTGGCCGCGATGACGTGCTCGAGCGGGCCGCCCTGCTGGCCGGGGAACACCGCCGAGTTGATCTTCTTGGCCAGGTCCGGGTCGTTGCTCAGGATGACGCCGCCGCGCGGGCCGCCCAGGGTCTTGTGCGTGGTGGTGGTGACGACGTGGGCGTGCGGCACCGGCGAGGGGTGCAGGCCGGCGGCGACCAGGCCGGCGAAGTGCGCCATGTCCACCATGAGGTAGGCACCGACCTCGTCGGCGATCTCCCGGAACCGGGCGAAATCCAGGTGCCGGGGGTAGGCCGACCAGCCGGCGATGATCAGCTTGGGCCGGTGCTCCCGGGCCAGGCGCGCGACCTCCGCCATGTCGATGCGGTGGTCCTCCTTGGAGACCTCGTACGCGGCCACCTCGTAGAGCAGCCCGGAGAAGTTGATGCGCATGCCGTGGGTGAGGTGCCCGCCGTGGGCCAGGGACAGCCCGAGGATGGTGTCGCCCGGCTTGATCAGTGCCTGCATGGCCGCGGCGTTGGCCTGCGCGCCCGAGTGCGGCTGGACGTTGGCGAACTTCGCGCCGAAGAGGTCCTTGATGCGGCTGATGGCCAGCGATTCGATGACGTCGACGTTCTCGCAGCCGCCGTAGTAGCGGCGACCCGGGTAGCCCTCGGCGTACTTGTTGGTGAGCACGCTGCCCTGGGCCTGCATGGCCGCGACCGCCGCGAAGTTCTCGCTGGCGATCATCTCCAGGGTGTCCTGCTGACGGCGCAGTTCACGGCCGATGTACTCGGCGACCTCCGGGTCGGCGACGGCCAGCGGCGCATCCAGACCGGGCCACGCGGGCGTGGTGGCCGCGGCCGCATCCGGGGCGGCCGGTGCCGGGGTGGCCTGAACGGTCGGAGTGCTCATGCTGTTGCTCCCTCGAGGACGACGACTTGCCCGGGACGGCGTACGCCGGTGGCCGGATGTCGACCCACCTGCGGCCGCGCGGCCCCTGACCACGGTAGTGACCGGGGATGGACCAGTCGAACCCGTGTGCGTGCCGGTCGACGGCCCGGTCGGGTGATCCTGGTCGCTCCGCGTTCCGCCAAGTGGGCGAAGATCGCCGACGGGCGCCTTTCCGGTGTCGACCTGGTTGCGCGATCACCGCCCGGTGTTACCGTTTCGAGATAAGCGGAAAAGAATTGTGAAAGCGCCAGTAAATGCCGGTCCGTCCGCGGGCGGAATGGCGT
Proteins encoded in this window:
- the glyA gene encoding serine hydroxymethyltransferase, with protein sequence MSTPTVQATPAPAAPDAAAATTPAWPGLDAPLAVADPEVAEYIGRELRRQQDTLEMIASENFAAVAAMQAQGSVLTNKYAEGYPGRRYYGGCENVDVIESLAISRIKDLFGAKFANVQPHSGAQANAAAMQALIKPGDTILGLSLAHGGHLTHGMRINFSGLLYEVAAYEVSKEDHRIDMAEVARLAREHRPKLIIAGWSAYPRHLDFARFREIADEVGAYLMVDMAHFAGLVAAGLHPSPVPHAHVVTTTTHKTLGGPRGGVILSNDPDLAKKINSAVFPGQQGGPLEHVIAAKAVAFRMAADPSFTDRQQRTLRGAALLAQRLVQPDVADAGITVLTGGTEVHLVLVDLRDSDLDGRAAEDRLHSVGITVNRNAVPFDPRPPMVTSGLRIGTPALATRGFTDTDFTEVADIIATALIAPVGELADDLADGLRARVAALAARHPLYVGTDPVGSATPAELSPRA